Genomic segment of Candidatus Eremiobacteraceae bacterium:
CCGGGTTGTGAGATCGCACGTGAACCCTTGAGTTCGCGGACGAACGCGGTGCGATGGGCCGGCGTCGCGACCACGACAAGACAGTGTCCGCGCTCGATGCCGTCCTTGAGGAATTGCGCTGCGTTACGCACCAGTGCGGTCTCGTCGGCCTGGTAGCACTGCACGAGATGCGTGCACGGACGCTGGCCCGAAGCTGCTGGCCGTACCGTCATCGAGTCCCTTTCCTCAGTGGTCGCAGCTTCTTTTACCCAAACCACATGCTATTCGCTGGCGGCAGGAGCGGCCGGTTCCGCGGGTGCGCTCAGGCCGGCCTCCGCAGCCGTGAACAATTGGTTGACGTGACCGGCCCGCAGACAGGTTTCGCAGATCGCCGCATCGGCGTCCGGCACGGATATGGTCTTTTCCACGAATCGCTTGCAGACGTCGCAGACCGGCATGGCATGTGCCTCCGCTAGACGACAAGATGGAAACGCGGGCGCCTGTTTTTTTCGACTTGCGGGCGACTCCTGCTGCGGCCGTTCAGACCGGACTTTTCACCTGGGTGACGGCGTCGGCCACGGTGGGGAGCGTCGGCACGACTAGCGTCAAACCAGCGATGCGCAGGACCTTTGCGGCGAACCCCCCGTCGGCCGCCACGATGGCGAAGCGCTGGCGGCTGATACGGATGCGGGCGCTGAACTCCGCCAGCGTCGCTATGGTGCGGCTGTCGAAATACGAAACGCCGTTGAGGTCCACGACGATCCCCGGGCCGTCGGGCTCGGTGGAATTCTCCAAGAAGGCCTTCAACTCGTGGACGTTTCCGGTATCGATCTCGCCCCGCGCCAGCACCACGGCGACGCCGTCGATGGTCTGGCGCGAGAATCGCGCGCTAGGCGTCAACGGACACGTTCGTCAACGGCATGGCCAGACGCACCTTGGTCCCCTCTTCGCTGCGGTCGATCGTCACGTCGCCCACCAGCCCAGACATCATCTCCAATCCCCGGCCGCGATTGTCATCCCTCGGCGCGCGCCAGCGACCCCTGTCGCTGACCTCGACGACGAGGCGTCCGTCTTGCACGGCGCCCCGTACCCGCACAGAGCCGCCGCGAACGCCGTAGGCGTGTTCGATCGCGTTCATGATCGCCTCGCCCGACGCGACTTGCATGCTCGATCTGTTCGATTCGTCCAAACCCACCGCCATGTACAAGCGCTGCAATGCCTGCCGGAAGAGCCGGCCGCTGCCGGGCGCTGCGGGCAGCACCAGATCCAGCGTGCGCAGCGGCTCGACCGCCGTCGCGACGGTGAGCACCGCCACGTCGTCGCCGGGTGAGTCACCGACGATCGCCTCGGCGATGAAACGCGCCGCGTTGAGCTCGTTGCGCTGTAGCGCCAAACGTCCGACCTCCCGCAAGCGCGCCTCGCCGGCAGCGATGTCATGGTTGATTTCGATCAAGCCGTCTGTATACAATATGAGCAGCGACCCGAGGCCGATCTCGAGAGCTTGCTCGGGGAAGGTGCCCTCTCGGAATACGCCGAGCGGCTGGGACACGGGAACGGGTGAGACGATTTCTCCGGTCGCGGTGATGAGCACCGGCATAGGGTGCCCGGCGATCGAGCAGCTGAAACGTTGGGTCACGGCATCCAGCACACCGAACACCGCCGTGACCATGGTCGGCTTGTCGTTGAGGAGCAATTGGTTGGCGCGCGCCAGTACCGCCGAGGGCGGCAGCCCCTCGAAGGCGGCCGCGCGAAGGGCGAGCCGCACGGTGTTCATCGTCGCAGCGGCCTGCAGGCCTTTCCCGGCGACATCGCCGATCGAGAGCGCCAGTTTTCCGTCCGGCAGCTGGAATGCGTCGTACCAATCGCCGCCGATCTCGGCCTCGTGCGCGCCGGGTATGTAGTGTGCGCGGATGTTCATGCTCGGCACTTCGGGCAGCGTCTCCGGCAACGACGCGCGCTGGAGGGTGTCTGCGACCTGGTGTTCGCGCGCATACAGCTGGGCGTTGTCATAGGCGATGGCGACGCGCCGTGAGATCAAATACGCGAAGAGCAGATCGTCGGAGTCGAAATGACGGTCGGGATCGCACGAGACGAACGTCAAGGCGCCGATCGTGCGATCGCGGGCTTCGAGCGGCACGATGATCGCCGAACGCAATGAAAACCCCTCAAGCATGCCGCGTAGGCGTTCGTCGCCGCCGACCTGTGCGATGACGTCAAGGGGCAACCGGTCGTAGGTCTTCGGCCGACCGGTCGCGATGACGTGCGGGGCTCCCTCCGGAAGCGAAAGGTCGCTTGGCGCGTGTTTGAGCAGCGCCCGTGCTTCCAGCGTCAACCGCTGGTCCGAGTGCACCATCAGCACGCGTTCGACGGCGCCTGCGTCATTGACGAGGTCGACCGCATACCAGTCCGCCACTCGCGGCACCATGAGTTGCGCGGTACGCTCGAGGGTCGTCACCGGGTCCAGCGACAGCGAGAGCACGCGGCTGAGCTCCGCCAGAAATGCGACCTGATCCGCGCTCCTGCGCCGCGACGTCACGTCGAGCGCGAAACCGACCCAACCGCTCAACTCGTCGTTTTCATCGCGCAAGGCCACGCCGCGCGACATGATCCAGTAAAGCTTGCCGTTCGCGCCGCGGATACGGTACTCGCCCTCGAAGACGCGGCGGGGATCGCGCGCTGCCCAGGCGGCACGAAAGCGTTCCCTATCTTCGGGCGGCACCCGCTGCTCCCAGCCGCCAGCCGCGATCTGCTCCTTCGACATGCCAAGCATCGCGCAATATGACTCGCTCACATACAGCAGCTCTGAGCCGGACGGATCGACCTGCCAAATGCCGAAGGGGAGGGACTCTCCGAGCTCGCGGTAGCGCCGCTCGGTCTGACGCAACGCCTGAGCGGCCAGCTCTCGCTGGCGCAGCGTCTCATAGTCCGTGCGGGCAGTCTCGAGGTGGCGGGTCGCCACCTCAGCCAGGGTCGAGCGCTGGCGCGCTAATTGCACGAATCCGATCGCCACGCCGAGCGCCAGCAGCATGATAGCGGCGTCGATGACGATTCCGGCGACGCCGGGCACGACGCGGTTCCCGACTTCGATCAGCGTGAACAGCGGCGCGGCGACGAGCGCGCAGGCGATGCTCCAG
This window contains:
- a CDS encoding SpoIIE family protein phosphatase, with the translated sequence WSIACALVAAPLFTLIEVGNRVVPGVAGIVIDAAIMLLALGVAIGFVQLARQRSTLAEVATRHLETARTDYETLRQRELAAQALRQTERRYRELGESLPFGIWQVDPSGSELLYVSESYCAMLGMSKEQIAAGGWEQRVPPEDRERFRAAWAARDPRRVFEGEYRIRGANGKLYWIMSRGVALRDENDELSGWVGFALDVTSRRRSADQVAFLAELSRVLSLSLDPVTTLERTAQLMVPRVADWYAVDLVNDAGAVERVLMVHSDQRLTLEARALLKHAPSDLSLPEGAPHVIATGRPKTYDRLPLDVIAQVGGDERLRGMLEGFSLRSAIIVPLEARDRTIGALTFVSCDPDRHFDSDDLLFAYLISRRVAIAYDNAQLYAREHQVADTLQRASLPETLPEVPSMNIRAHYIPGAHEAEIGGDWYDAFQLPDGKLALSIGDVAGKGLQAAATMNTVRLALRAAAFEGLPPSAVLARANQLLLNDKPTMVTAVFGVLDAVTQRFSCSIAGHPMPVLITATGEIVSPVPVSQPLGVFREGTFPEQALEIGLGSLLILYTDGLIEINHDIAAGEARLREVGRLALQRNELNAARFIAEAIVGDSPGDDVAVLTVATAVEPLRTLDLVLPAAPGSGRLFRQALQRLYMAVGLDESNRSSMQVASGEAIMNAIEHAYGVRGGSVRVRGAVQDGRLVVEVSDRGRWRAPRDDNRGRGLEMMSGLVGDVTIDRSEEGTKVRLAMPLTNVSVDA
- a CDS encoding anti-sigma factor antagonist (This anti-anti-sigma factor, or anti-sigma factor antagonist, belongs to a family that includes characterized members SpoIIAA, RsbV, RsfA, and RsfB.), giving the protein MTPSARFSRQTIDGVAVVLARGEIDTGNVHELKAFLENSTEPDGPGIVVDLNGVSYFDSRTIATLAEFSARIRISRQRFAIVAADGGFAAKVLRIAGLTLVVPTLPTVADAVTQVKSPV